Proteins encoded together in one Candidatus Latescibacter sp. window:
- a CDS encoding twin-arginine translocation signal domain-containing protein translates to MSRTRREFMKDIAVAGAAISSGTIIGSEKVKAEETGSTQETSRCPYFDQPMYCKGLTQDGKPMCDK, encoded by the coding sequence ATGAGTCGAACCAGGCGTGAATTCATGAAAGATATAGCGGTTGCCGGTGCAGCTATCTCTTCCGGAACTATCATCGGATCAGAAAAAGTGAAGGCTGAGGAAACCGGCTCTACTCAAGAGACGTCACGATGTCCCTATTTTGATCAACCCATGTATTGCAAAGGGCTGACACAAGATGGAAAACCCATGTGTGATAAATAG
- a CDS encoding TolC family protein, whose amino-acid sequence MTRHITILSIFVLLTLFAGFAASAESGAGVMEQNPFAAVSGKDTLRINIHDAVFMALENNPTVTIQRLAPDIYRSYAKEQKSTYDPQIAATGSQISSRNQRFLGIQRQAVDLEQKRNLYNFGFTEVLPTGTTLTASSSLSSTISNIYADQYSGVVGFTVTQSLLQGFGTGVNLANIRKANLDVEISKAELKAVAEEVVSSVEKAYWEIYLTREEVNITKKSLELANRQLDESQERVAVGKLPELELAAVRAEVATRNSVLIDAQSKYEQACLNFLFLLNPKTQSTWAAVPLPLDKPFIPIDTLDTIAVHEALGLKYRADLQQARFSLKKGDLDVVRTKNGLLPKLDLFISLGKNSYAQTFKSGLPDVNSPFHDLTGTLTLGLPLTNQKASALFTRAKHTRQQMDLSVKNMERMVQRDVRSAYIEVLRSKQQITATQVTRALQEKNLEAEQEKFRVGKSTNFLVLRAQRDFIASQSDEAQSMVAYLAALINLQLMEGTLLDRRGITSITEL is encoded by the coding sequence TTGACGAGACATATAACAATTTTATCTATTTTCGTTTTATTAACGCTTTTTGCCGGTTTTGCCGCATCCGCAGAATCGGGAGCGGGAGTCATGGAGCAGAATCCTTTCGCTGCAGTTTCCGGAAAGGATACTCTTCGGATCAATATCCATGATGCAGTATTTATGGCTCTGGAAAATAATCCCACGGTAACCATCCAACGTCTGGCCCCGGACATATATCGCTCTTATGCGAAAGAACAGAAAAGTACCTATGATCCCCAGATTGCCGCGACAGGCAGCCAGATATCGAGCAGGAACCAGCGGTTTCTGGGCATCCAGCGGCAAGCGGTGGATTTAGAACAGAAGCGTAACCTCTACAACTTCGGGTTTACCGAAGTACTGCCTACCGGGACGACCCTGACTGCCAGTTCTTCTCTCTCGAGCACGATTTCTAATATTTACGCAGACCAGTATTCCGGCGTTGTTGGATTTACTGTTACTCAGTCTCTCCTCCAGGGATTCGGGACGGGAGTGAACCTGGCCAATATCCGCAAGGCCAATCTCGATGTTGAGATTTCGAAAGCCGAACTAAAAGCAGTAGCCGAAGAAGTGGTGTCGAGTGTAGAAAAGGCTTACTGGGAAATCTATCTCACCCGGGAAGAAGTGAACATCACAAAAAAATCTCTTGAGCTGGCAAACCGACAGTTGGATGAATCGCAGGAACGTGTAGCGGTGGGCAAGCTCCCGGAGCTGGAGCTGGCCGCAGTCCGTGCGGAAGTGGCAACCCGGAATTCGGTGCTTATTGATGCGCAGAGCAAGTATGAACAGGCCTGTCTCAATTTTCTTTTCCTCCTGAATCCCAAGACGCAAAGCACCTGGGCGGCGGTACCGCTTCCTTTGGACAAGCCCTTTATTCCGATCGACACCCTGGACACCATTGCAGTACATGAAGCGCTGGGGCTGAAGTACCGCGCCGATCTCCAACAGGCCAGGTTTTCACTTAAAAAGGGCGACCTGGATGTGGTACGCACGAAAAACGGTCTTCTACCAAAGTTGGATTTGTTCATCAGCCTGGGAAAGAATTCGTACGCCCAAACATTCAAGAGCGGTCTGCCCGATGTGAACAGCCCATTCCACGATCTGACCGGAACCCTGACACTAGGATTGCCTCTAACGAATCAAAAAGCCAGCGCGTTGTTCACCCGCGCCAAGCACACTCGTCAGCAGATGGATCTTTCCGTAAAAAACATGGAGAGAATGGTGCAGCGCGATGTTCGTTCGGCCTATATTGAGGTACTTCGGTCGAAACAACAGATCACTGCGACCCAGGTCACCCGCGCCCTGCAGGAAAAGAATCTGGAAGCCGAACAGGAAAAATTCCGGGTCGGGAAATCCACCAATTTTCTCGTGTTGCGGGCGCAGCGTGATTTCATCGCCAGCCAGAGTGATGAGGCTCAATCCATGGTGGCATACCTGGCAGCGCTGATCAATTTGCAGCTCATGGAAGGAACCCTTTTGGACCGCAGGGGAATAACCAGTATCACGGAACTGTAA